Genomic segment of Lepidochelys kempii isolate rLepKem1 chromosome 23, rLepKem1.hap2, whole genome shotgun sequence:
aagtgcaggaccctgcacttatccttattgaacctcatcacattccttttggcccaatcttccaattggtctaggtccttctgtatcctatccctcccctccagcgtatctaccactcctcccagtttagtatcatccgcaaatttgctgagagtgcaatccacaccatcctccagatcatttatgaagatattgaataaaaccggccccaggaccgacccttggggcactccacttgataccggctgccaactagacatggagccattgatcactacccgttgagcccgacaatttagccagctttctacccaccttatagtccattcatccagcccatacttccttaacttgctgacaagaatactatgggagaccgtgtcaaaagctttgctaaagtcaagaaacaatacatccactgctttcccttcatccacagaaccagtaatctcatcataaaaggcgattagattagtcaggcatgaccttcccttggtgaatccatgctggctgttcctgatcactttcctctcatgcaagtgcttcaggattgattctttgaggacctgctccatgatttttccagggactgaggtgaggctgactggcctgtagttcccaggatcttccttcttcccttttttaaagattggcactacattagcctttttccagtcatccgggacttccccggttcgccacgagttttcaaagataatggccagtggctctgcaatcacagccgccaattccttcagcactctcggatgcaactcgtccggccccagggacttgtgcacgtccagcttttctaaatagtccctaaccgcctctatctccacagagggctggccatctcttccgcattttgtgatgcccagcgcatcACAATActtgtctgtattgaatttcatctggttgatttcagaccaattctctcaTTTGTCGCGGTCGTTTTGAATTCTCATCCTGCCCCCAAAGTGCCTGCAACCCCACCTGCCTGGGTGCCACCTGCAAATTCTACACCAAGCCCGGGCCTGCCGTCTCCAAGTCATTAACGAACGGTGGAATggcaccagccccaggaccacCGCCGGGAGGGCTCGACGAGATCCACCCTCCCCGTCTGACAGCCAAGCCTCAATCATTTCTGGCTGCGAGTGATCTTTGAATCAGATGGGCACCCGCCTCCTAGTAACTTCATCCAGGCGGcgtttccctagtttgctcaTGAGAATGTCAAAAGCCAAGATCTCTCCCGTCTCCTGTTTCACCCAGATGCGGagtaaggtttcctggggccctggcaAGTGGGAGGCCCCTCCCCGCCCTTTCCATCAGTGGTCCcgcccccattctgccccctccccatgtgaccccgcccatggccccacccctttctgccccttccctggagTCCCGCCCCTGTTCCACCCAGGGTCCCCCCCATTCCACACCccccaagactggagaagctctgtctccccgccacagccccaggccacagtggggagtgagagctcccccagccctggagccgtGGCAGGTAGCGAGAGGACCTCCAGTCCTGGGGCTGCAGcgggggcttcccctgctgcccccagctTCTGCCTGGGACAGAGTCGGGGGTCCGCTTCCTGCACTGCCatgcctgccccgcccccccggcgctgctgctggggagcagggtcagggcatgggggctttCCCTGCCCCGCCAGGGCTCTGGGGCCTCTCAGTTGGCCGGAGTCCCCGGGCACGGGCGCCAGAGGCTGatctgcttccccccatccactaagcCAACAACCCTACCAAAGACAGAAATTAGACAGAGGTTAATGGAGTTACAACCCCTCCTACCTGCAATGCAGCCCATTTTGCTTAGCACCCAGCTGGGCTCTTTCCCACTTCGGCTCGAAACGCCAGCTGATCCTTCGACACGCCCCAGCCTGAGCCACCACGGGGGAGAGAATCTGCTCACCCAATGACCGTGCAACGCTCAGCCATGATCCAGCCATGATCCCGTCGGCTGCCGATGGCCCCAGTGACTGAGCGAGGGTGGAACCGTACGCCAGGAAGACGGGCAGCCGTTGCTGGCAGAACAGTTTGCTCACAGGGTTGCCGAGTGGCTAGAGAGCTGGGATTCGGGAGACCTGGCTCTGCCCCCGGCCTTGTtcaggaaaagttagcacatgtactccattttggtttggggcccaccattgtctaaaagcaaacagatcatgcaccaggaggagtgttcccacgatactgcattcctgtgaaaaccccCCCcgcccttgtctccagcctgccttgactcccggtATCTGTTCTTTCTCTGTCCCTAACTCCCtgtctcctggcctttgatgtgaggcctcccatcctgatactagaagttactgatgcatggctttaggaccatgcagtgtaattaacatactagtttagcacgaggaatgcaccgaGCAGGGAGAGGTGGTAGAtaaaaaaagggtttgtttattggctaaggtttccgatgcacgagggcaacatgctttgctaaaaggtatataacctttgtataatctgtattcggggtcccctcctggctagcaggggggcaccacgctcgagagtaataaacttagtgttttttgggaactcggCAGTTGTGGACTTGgttcatgtgcctcagcctagattcaaactgtgtgtgtcctatcaggtataattcgcagcagttttgtccgtgtcctatcaggtataattcgcagcagcctgctgggtaaccttgggcaaatgaCTGCcccgctccatgcctcagtttccccacctgtaaaatgaggctaatcaTTCTGAactgctttgaaatctactgctGGAAAGTGCTGGGGAAGAGCTTGGCATTACTGTTTCATCCTCTTCTgtgaaatcaattaaaaaaaacattctgaaatgGTGCCTTTTCAAATAACTCGTGTATTGCGGGCTGTCAGCCTCGGGGGCGATGGACGTGGAGTAGGGCCTGGCCTGGAACCGGAAGCAGCAGCTCGCCGTGTGTATCCTCTAGATTCACAGAGGGACACCCGTGATCCCCCAGTGATCCGTGCTCAGCACAGCTAACAGGGAAAGGTTGTCTGGCCCCGGACACAGACGCACTGGCCCAGGAACCAATCCTCGTGCTAGCGATTAAGTAGCGCGGGGAGGGGGACGACTATTTTCCATgaactgccccccctccccggtcagaaaatgctgattcgtcAAAATGAAACTGGTCCACGGAAATGTCTCTGTTCCTGTGACACTTTCCTCAGGGCCAGGCTGGTCCGAACCAGGGCCAGAAGCTGAGCCCCTAAAACAGCCCCGAAGCCAGGACCCGCAGgtaagagacccaggttcaagaccCTGAATCAGACCGAACTGTGATTTCCACCTGGGTCTCCTAGGTCCAACCCTGGGGGTAGCCAGAGGGTGCTCTCCCCTGTGATTTTTCGTGAACAGTTTCCAAAAGCCTGGTTTCCAATCCGCCGCGGCGTGAAGGCAACTGTCGAACCTCGCCCTCTCTCACGCGGTGAAATTCTCGCTTTCTGGCCAGCCCGGTCCCGCAGCGACAGTCACTCGTTCACTGGCCCCGGCGGGGGCCAGAACGGGCCGATTGCAGGGAGCGATTCTCAGCAGGGCCCCTCCGGGAACCGCCTGGTCTGGTTCCCCGTTAGCGCCGCTCTTTTTTAACTCTTTCCGTTACCAGGCACCCGGGATTTCTATCCAGGACTGACCGTGGAGGGTCTCTTTGCACGGCTGGTACTGCTGTCTGAATCCCCTCTCCCCCGGTTGGAAAATtacaatgaaaatgaaacaaaaattcttGACATTTTCAGTGGGAAAATTCAACTTTCAGTCAACAAATATTTCCCCCCAATTTGGGGGGGCGTGTCTGAAAAAACAAGCTGTTGTCGGGGGACGCAGATGCTTGGTGCAGTCAGGTCTGTTCAGTGCACAAGCCGGTTTTCCTGTCAGGGGCAGAAGCTGTGGGAAAGTTCCCAGTTTGGGAGGCCTGGGTGAGGCTCCAGGCCCGAGGGGCTGGGAATCCACCTCTGTCTCTGGGCTGTTCAGTTCCTGCTCCTTGCTACGTCTCCACCCGGGGAGGTGTCTACATTTCACTTCCTCTTCCTCGTTCCCGggcaccctccccatccccagggtgtCACCCTGTCTGACCATGGATCTCTGGCCGGGCTTCACCGTCCCGCTGATCCTGCTCACGGCCTTCTTGCTTCTTCTGCTGTGGAGGGGGCACGTGGCCAGGCAGAGGAACCTCCCTCCGGGCCCACGCCCGCTGCCCCTCCTGGGCAATTTGCTGCAGTTGTGGGGACCGTCGTTGTTACAATCTCTGCTGGAGGTGAGTTCAGGTCCTGAACTGATTTCTCCCCCTTCGCCCCAAGGAGCAGGAGCCGGCGGGCTGGAGACTTGCACAGCTCCGGGCTGATTCTCGTGAGCTTACACTTGGAGGCAGAGGGAGACACAACCCTGCCTACAGAGACACTCTCAGGCTTTCCGCCTGGCGCATCAGGGGCCGGCGGAGCCCCAGAGGGGAGGCTGCACCCGGCTCTTCCTAGAACAAACCCCACCTGGGGGCAGGAGCTTCTCCTGAATGTGGCCTAACAGGCAAAGGGCCAAGCCACCCTGTCCTGCCGCCCCCCTGCACCCGCATGGgcagagaggcaggaggagagTCCTACAGGCCAGATGTTTGATTAGGCTCCCGGGCATGTGCAGATCTGTAGCTGGAGTAAatagagctgtgctgatttacaccagcttaggatctggccccaggtgtGTCCTTTCTGGGGCTGCAATGGGACAGAAGCCCAAATGATTTTGGCTACAGAGCAGCCCTTACGGCTAATAGCTCGTCTGCTTGGCCATATTTAATATGCAGCCGTGAACGAGCTGCTTCCCTCACTGGGTGTTATGTTGAGCTGGGTGGGGATATTTTCACGGGCAGTGTAGTCCCGTCGAGGCTCGGCACGGCCAGGCTGAATTAATCCCACAGCACAGTATGATGGTGGGAAGTTACCCCAGGCCGGGGTGGGTCGGCGGGACAGGCGCTGGGCTGGCGAGCAAAAGTTCTAACCCAGAGCGGATCCGAAACACGTTTCTCGGTTGGGTTGGGTTTTTCCAGCTTGTGGAAAATTTTGAGTTTTTGTCAAAAAGTGAAAAGCTCTGGGGCGTTGGCAATTGAAAAccatacccagccccacccatCCAGGCTTCACAAATCTGCACATTTGTGTTTGGTCGAAAACAATCGGGGAAAATAACATTTCAATGGACGAAAACAATCGGGGAAAATAACATTTCAATGGACGTTTTTCGACCAGCCCAGTGCGTGGCTGTGGATGTACCAGTTTgctttggtgcctcagtttccctgtctctaGAACAGGGTCGGGGATAATACTCACCAGCCCGCTGCCACCCGGGGTTAATTAGCTAAACGTCGGGCCAGCGTACGCATGTGTAGGAGAGCCGTATATCCGAAAGTAACGGACGCTTCTCCGCTGCAGCTCAGAGACAAGTACGGGCCCGTGTTCACCATCTACTTGGGGCCTCAGCGGGTCGTCGTGCTGTGGGGCTACGAGGCAGTGAAGGAAGCCCTGGTGGACCAAGCGGAGGAGTTTGGTGGCCGAGAGGGGTTAGCTCTTGTGGAGAGGACCAGCAAGGGCAATGGTAAGGAACAGTCTGGTTCACGGCATCATGGCAGCTCAGGTTGGGATTCAGCATCCTTGGACGCTGACGGAAAATCCAAaatgcacccagctctggaccAAAGCACCCTGAGGTGAAATTCACACCTTTGAAAAATCCAGATTATACCCCTGGCCCCACCAGAGGTTTCACCCCACAAAGGAGCCTCGACACAGGGCCTGGAGTCCACTGGGGGCTTTGCTCCTGCTATCGATTTCCCCGGGGGGGCGCTCAGACACTGTCCTCGTGGTTGTCGGGGacggagagacagacagaaaacCTGTGATTCTCCCCAACTGAGTCTGGGccagccccaagcattcaaaCATTCATAAGCCAGCTGCCAAAAAAaccctgaggttttttttaaagccaaatcaccagctatttaaaaaataatgaatttcaGGTCCTTTTCTTTCACCTCATGTTTTCTGAGTCTCTAGGGGTCAGCTTTTCaagctttcccccccccacacacccattaAGGGTAGGAACTTCTTTAAATACAAGCTGAGGTTCTCAGCTAGTCAcgggactccaggagctggggctttaaggacaAACTCCCAAAGCCGCGAGAAACGGCAGCACGGCGTTTTACCCACGATCTCTTGCAGAAGAACTTTTCTCTGCAGCGATCAGCTGGGGAGCTCACTGCTGGGGCGGGGCTGAGACTCGAGCCCCGTTCACTGGGAGGCGCGTGCCCACAGAGTGCCTTTCTGTGCCCAGGGCTTTTCTTCAGCAATGGGGAGACGTGGCGCCAGCTGCGCCGATTTTCACTCACCACCCTGAGGAATTTCgggatggggaagaggagcaTCGAGGAGCGGATCCAGGAGGAAATCCAGTTCCTGCTGGAGGAATTCAGGAAGACGGAAGGTATCCTGGCTTTGGTATTTCAAAGAACTGGGGTTGGTCCAACGTGAATTGTCTCCCACTGTCCCCCGCATTCCTCGTCCCATGACTCCAGACTCCCGGGAATTCCCACCTCCTTTTCCCTGTGTTATGACTCCAGCTGGGGGGTTGCCCAGGGAAATTTTTGACCATAAAATATCCATTCAAAATGATGCTGCAGggcctcatgggaattgtagttcgggtacctcatgttcccattctcctaTACAGCCTGGGCAATCTGGCCAGACTacgtctcccatgatgcatcacttTCTCCCCTCTTGGTGAGGGTCATGTGTCAaagctgtggtgcatcatgggagatgtagtccagtcaGAGGGCCAGGCCAAGAGACAAGAAGCATGAGGCACATGGGGCGGAAGCAGGAGGCTCCACGGCACCAAAATATCAGCATCAGCCGTGGGGGATCTGGGcagcccacccccagccctgtgccccgcTCTCTGCGAAAGCGGAGAGGTCAGGAGCTCGGGGAGCGGCAGGCGATGGGAACGGAGAGAGAGGCTGGCGACGAGGTTGGATTTCAGCTGGAAGGAGCATGGGAACCAAGGCTTCAGGAGTGGTGGGGCACCGCCCAAGCAGAGGAGACTCAGGGGGCCTGGTGCTGACGCAAGCCATGTGCGCCTCCCCCgctgcagcagccctggggctgctctaagttaccgCCCCTACTGCCACGGTCATGCCACTGGGCAGGGTGGGATCTCTGGAGTGCAGACCCGCTCCAGCCATGCCCCTGGCATTTGAGGCTGGTGTGGAGGAGGTGCAGAGTCATCCGCATGCCCAGGCTCTCTGTGCTGGGTAGGGGGGCTTCCtttgcccctccagccccattgCGCCAGTGGGACCGAGCCCCACGACTAAGCGGCTCTCGGCCCTTGCTGCCAGGGACACCCTTGGACCCCACCTTCGTGCTGCGGCGCTCCGTCTCCAACGTCATCTGCTCCGTGGTCTTTGGGGCTCGGTTCAGCTACGAGGATGAGGAGTTCCAGACGCTGCTCAGCCTGATCCAGGCGAACCTCCGGCGCGTGGACACTGTCTGGGTGAAGGTAAGAGCCCCTGTGGGGTGGGTTAGCGAGGCCCGGCCGAGTTGGTCCTTTGTATCCCACCTGTAACCTCCCCCCAGGTGGGTCGTCAGCGGGGACTGGATCGGAGCGCTCCAGCCCCAAAGCGCAGGCCACGCTGCCGGTTGAACTAAAGGAGCAGCTCCCTCAGCTGGTAGCGGTAGTAGCTCATATCCACTCTGTGGACCAGCTGATAGAGGGGGAAAAGGACACATTTGATCAGCACATACATTGTCGTGGCTCCCCAGACCtggccaagatcagggccccgtcgcgccgggctccgtccagaccccagccgagatcagggccctgttgtgccgggcgctgcccagaccccagtcGAGATCTAATCCCGTCCTCCAACATGCCGGCGACTCCTGCCAGCTGGGTGTCACTGCCGATTTTCCAAGCACGCCCTCGGCTGCATTATCCCGGTCGTTAACGACTCGTCCAGCATCAAACAGGGAGTCCCCACTCGCCTGACCACGCCCcaaccctgccccgcccccgcccccgcccccccgcctcgTCTTCCTGCCCTGGAGCCATGGGCAAACACCCAGATACGCAGGCCCTGGCTTGAGCCATCCCAACTCTCTCCGCTTGCTTTGGAGTTTAGGGGTCCCCTCCCCCCTAGCTAGACGCTGCTTGGTGCCCCCCCACGTGGCTTAGGTGCTCTTTAACCACTTCCCCCAGGCCCCACTTAATGCTCCCCAGGCCTAGGCATGGCTGAAGGGGGACCTCTGTGGTGCCCCAGGCCTCATACGGAGACCCCTGCTCCGGGGGGCTGGGGGATCTCGCCCCATGTGCGAGGAAATCACTTGGCACCCACTGCGACCCCTTCGTTATGCCCGGCAGCTCTACAATCTCTTCCCCACTGTCATGGACCACCTGCCCGGCCCGCACAACCGACTCTTCGAGAACTTTGAAGAGCAGAAGCGCTACGTGGCCGGCGTCGtccagaagcacagagagacccTGGACCCGTCCTCCCCACAGGACTACACCGACGCCTTCCTCATCCGGATGCAGCAGGTCAGGGCCGTTAGCAGCAGGGACGGCAGGGCTGGTACTCCTAGGTTCACTGATTGCAAGGCCAGAGGGtcccagtgtgatcatctagtctgacctcctgtgtaaacCAGGCCTGGTTTGGTTAAACCAGATTAGCTGAACTGGGGCAAAGCCCCCGGTTAGACACACTGATTCTGGTTTAGCCTCCACCTGTTCCtatctagagctggttgggaattcaGCGAGAAAAACATTTTATCGTTGAGAAATGCCAATTCGGCAAAACCGAACCATTCCACAGGAAAGGGTCGGTTTCAAGGGATTTCTTGAttagaaaaaattttgaaggttCAAAATTGTCCATAGACCCCGTttccaaatgaaaattttcagttttccagctgaatgtgacttttttgttttgaaatgtgagCTGCGTACAAAgtatttattagatttttttttttaaaaaaacgctCACAATTGAAACAAAACGACCTGGTTGAGTCACTTTTCAATTCATGAAAATGTTCCAAATTTTGACATTCGGGACAGAAAACAAAATGTCCAAAATCTCGAACATTTTCACAAGACAGGGAAACTGCTACCCAGCACGATCTAGACCCGCTCGGGTGACGCTAACCCAAAGAGAGCCTGGTTGAAACCAACATCCGAACACGATCTACCTCTGAATTTATCCCGCGTTATCAGAATATCCACCTTGATAGTCCATCCTCCCAGAGCTTGAAATCAGAGCACTCGATAAAGCCGCAGTTCTGCCCTGCAAGGGACTCATGACCTCTCCTCTGCAACCCTTGTCTCTAGGAGGAAAACGATCCGGACACCAAATTCCACCATGAAAATTTGATTGTCTCGGCACTCGATTTATTTTTTGGGGGCACGGAAACGACCAGCACCACGCTGAGATACGGGCTGTTGATTCTGCTGAAGTACCCTCATGTCACAGGTCGTTACTGGGTCTGTCTAGGGGCTCCGGCTGACCACGTCACAAACAACCCCAGatcaagcccccacccagcaaCCTGGGGGAAACTAAATAGCCTTCCTTGGGAACCCTGCATAGGCAGTATTTTCCCCATCCAGGCATTGTATCCGGGgggttaaaacaaagaaaactttattcctgggttccaaggccagaagggacccctaTGGCCATGGGACGTCCCAGAGAGAATCCCTCTTTCAACTGGAGCCGAGCTTTTAGAGAAACAACCAACCTTGGTTTGAAAATGGCCAGTGAAGGAGAACTCCCCAGGCTTTGGGATGTGGCCCTGGCTTAAAAAGTTGCACctaatttccagtctgattttgttGAGCTTCAGCTGGTGggaggagtgtgggggagggtggacaGAATAAAATTTAGGAAAGCCAGCAATTAATAAATCAACAGCACCTGTTAGGTAAGATGCCCCCCCAGGTAACTGGACCCCCATCTTCCCCCCACAGCTGTGAGTAGAGAATGAGGCAGGAATATGCTCTAGAACTAACTGTATCCCTCCTCTGCTGCGCCCCACTCACCGTTTGTTATCCAAGGCTGTCAGGGTGCAGAATTCAAGGAGTCCAGACCACAGGCAGGTCCATCTCTGGCCCCTATAGGAAGGGCTACTTTGGGGGCACAGTGAATTCAGCACTGGTATCAGCTaagcggctgctctgcacagctgcagcccgAGCGGGCTCCGTGTTTCACTCACATTGGTGCCTATCCTGAAGGTACCTCAGCTCTGTAGTGAGCATTCACATTGAAACCAAGGGTGTATCAGACCCTCCACAAAGCCACACACAAGACACTTTTCCTAACCCTCCTCTTTCGCCCCTTCATGTTTTGTCCAGAGTCTACTTACCCAACCACAGCAGACTGCTATTTGGTTATGGTGACCCCTCACCTTAGCCACATTCGCTGCAGTTCTCTTATTCTTTCGTTTCCCAGGTGGGATAAACATGTTTGATTATCTCCCGACTTAAAACTTAACTGATTTTTGACCAACTTGCCCCAAACTGTCACATGAGTGAAATGCAAATGAGGCATGGCCCATTTGTCCCCATGTTGACCAGCAGATGGCAGCAGAGAGCTCCCACTTTATGGAGCCTCTGTCCACCCGGTGTTCCCAGGCAGTTCCGGGCCGCTCCGCTCCCTGTTCACCAACAAGTGTCAGGGCACCCCAAGGGAGAGGAGGACCCCAGTGCTGCCCAGATGCTGCCCCCCCCAAAGAACTTCCAGTCTATATAGCTAAAGGAAGGAAGCCCAGGCCTGGAGTTTTGTCACAGCTCACCCAGGAATTGAACCTACCACTCCTGACTCCAATTTGGCTCTCTTAAGCACAGTCCTTGAAGGACTTCCTTACCCTGTCTCTGTGACTGTGTGTTATGGCAGGctagctgggaattgaacctagctCATCTGAGCATTCACCCGTTGCCGTCACCATAAGACGAGCCTTGAATACCGTCGATGGGCTGGCACTTGAGAAATACCAGCACACCAGGATAAGGGAATGGCAGAAAAAGTGACCTTCGGCCCGGCTCAGCTCTTAACTGTTTGGTTTGTACAGAGAGAATTCAGGAGGAGATTGAGCGAGTGATCGGCCAGGACCGCACCCCCTGCATGGAGGACAGGCCCAAGATGCCCTACACAGATGCTGTGATCCACGAGATTCAGCGGTTCGTCGATATCTTTCCTCTGGGCGCTCCCCACTCGGTGACACGGGACACCAAGTTCAGGGGATACGCCATCCCTCAGGTGAACCCCGTCACGTAAACCTTCGTCCCACACCCGAGCTGGGCGTCTTCTAGGTAGAATGGGGCGGAGCGGGGATGTTTCCATTCTTGGGTCTTTTCAAAAAAGCCgggggaaaaaattatttcaggcTGGACCGAAAATGAACAATTATTGAATTTTTGCAGAGAATTGAAAcgtaaaaaaagagaaaaaaaatggtttcctgGTGAATGAAAGGGTTTGTCTCAATCTTGCCCGTTTTTAgagatttacatttttttttgtagtaaaaggaaattttgaaatgaaaagtggACTCAGACTGAAAAACAACACCACATTTCACTTCAGAAATATCCAAATGAAACagattccccccctcccgccccgaagTGACCAATCTGGCACAATGGCCATGGATTCCTGAAACATTTCCGCCTCGCTGTAGCTGCGTTTTTCACCGAACGAAGGGTCGGCCAGCTGCCGTTCTGTCCTCGTGgggccccactccccagctccctGCGCAAGGGGGCTGTTGGATGGGAATGATGAGTGTGGGGCACCAGCCTCGAACGGGTAGAAACGACGACACAAGGCCCTCGTGTAACTTTCTGGCAAagctgccctctagtggctggtccccTCAAGAATAGCTGTAGTTTGAGAATGAGGCTGAAAGTCACGGGTTCAACCCCTGCTAATGACTGGTGTAGGGGGTTGTTACCGTGAAACTGTCATGGTTTAATGAGAGGGGGGTTATTTATAGCACAGCCAAGCTCTGGAACATGGGGCTAACGAACCTTCCTTTGTGTAGTTTGTAGCTcgctggggcagggaccgtctctcgctctgggtctgtgcagcgcccggcacaaggggGGGCTGTAGGAAGGGCCCATGAGAAGGCATCAAGCCCAGCCCCAAGCAGGACCCAATACCTCTGGGGAGGCAGACGCTGGTCCATCTCTCGGGAAGGTCCATAAGCATCCGCGCTCTTGGATCTGGAGCCGTTTCCACTAAGCCAGGTCCGAACTCTCCCCTCCAGGGCACGGCTGTGTTTCCCATCTTGCATTCTGTCCTGCACGACCCCATGCATTTCGACGACCCGGAGACCTTCGACCCCGGGCATTTCCTGGACAAGGCGGGTAGATTTCAGAAGAACGTGGCGTTCATGGCCTTCTCTGCAGGTCGGTTCTGGGCTCCT
This window contains:
- the LOC140902153 gene encoding cytochrome P450 2G1-like isoform X2, whose protein sequence is MKLVHGNVSVPVTLSSGPGWSEPGPEAEPLKQPRSQDPQLRDKYGPVFTIYLGPQRVVVLWGYEAVKEALVDQAEEFGGREGLALVERTSKGNGLFFSNGETWRQLRRFSLTTLRNFGMGKRSIEERIQEEIQFLLEEFRKTEGTPLDPTFVLRRSVSNVICSVVFGARFSYEDEEFQTLLSLIQANLRRVDTVWVKLYNLFPTVMDHLPGPHNRLFENFEEQKRYVAGVVQKHRETLDPSSPQDYTDAFLIRMQQEENDPDTKFHHENLIVSALDLFFGGTETTSTTLRYGLLILLKYPHVTERIQEEIERVIGQDRTPCMEDRPKMPYTDAVIHEIQRFVDIFPLGAPHSVTRDTKFRGYAIPQGTAVFPILHSVLHDPMHFDDPETFDPGHFLDKAGRFQKNVAFMAFSAGKRVCPGEGLARMELFLFFTSILQSFALSSPARPQDLDITPEYHGFSKVPRRYQLRLVPR
- the LOC140902153 gene encoding cytochrome P450 2B4-like isoform X1 is translated as MDLWPGFTVPLILLTAFLLLLLWRGHVARQRNLPPGPRPLPLLGNLLQLWGPSLLQSLLELRDKYGPVFTIYLGPQRVVVLWGYEAVKEALVDQAEEFGGREGLALVERTSKGNGLFFSNGETWRQLRRFSLTTLRNFGMGKRSIEERIQEEIQFLLEEFRKTEGTPLDPTFVLRRSVSNVICSVVFGARFSYEDEEFQTLLSLIQANLRRVDTVWVKLYNLFPTVMDHLPGPHNRLFENFEEQKRYVAGVVQKHRETLDPSSPQDYTDAFLIRMQQEENDPDTKFHHENLIVSALDLFFGGTETTSTTLRYGLLILLKYPHVTERIQEEIERVIGQDRTPCMEDRPKMPYTDAVIHEIQRFVDIFPLGAPHSVTRDTKFRGYAIPQGTAVFPILHSVLHDPMHFDDPETFDPGHFLDKAGRFQKNVAFMAFSAGKRVCPGEGLARMELFLFFTSILQSFALSSPARPQDLDITPEYHGFSKVPRRYQLRLVPR